The following proteins come from a genomic window of Candidatus Bostrichicola ureolyticus:
- the leuS gene encoding leucine--tRNA ligase: protein MEYNFRYIEKYWQQYWKKNKIFQTKNISKKPKFYILDMFPYPSGSGLHVGHLLGYIASDILARYKRLQGYNVLHPMGFDSFGLPTEQYSIKTGNHPKKTTKINIKRYKKQLNNIGFSFDWDREIRTSDPKYYRWTQYIFVQLFNHWYDQNTDSAKPIKKLIKIFEKNGNLSIKTNHKKFSSKEWKDFSLTTKENILQMYRLAFYSESIVNWCPELGTVLANDEISNGKSKRCGNTVYKKKMIQWNLRITAYAERLLKGLEYLDWPTSIKEAQINWIGKSYGVNIIFKIINHNYTIQIFTTRPDTIFGVSFIVLSINHTIVNNITTIEQYEKIQEYINESTNIANIDNISGEFTGAYALHPFTETKIPIYISNYILDVYGTGAVMAVPAHDKRDHKLAKKFGLNILEVIKSKNNINVQNQAYEAKEGVCINSYFLNGLNVKAAIEIITKKIEEKGIGFSMINYHLRDAVFSRQRYWGEPIPIYFQEGIPKTIDKLPLVLPNIDYYLPLKNGKSPLNRAKIWAWDEIKQKVVSNDLIDQKHVFPIETDTMPSWAGSSWYFIRYMDPLNIKNIVNPENESYWKNVDLYIGGSEHTTGHLIYARFFHKFLKDIGIVKTEEPFKKLINQGLILGYSAYILRDIKNNILISYDLVKKKHLPYIQYIPIDINLLKTNNELDVKKLREWHPEFFKANLYMKNRLFLCKRKMEKMSKSKFNIINPDIICNKYGADTLRLYEMFLGPLRYSKPWDIQGITGVHNFLKKFWMLFYNKGTFYVDDKKSPSTEELKILHKTIKKIIENMQYLSFNTSVSTFMISVNNLIKLKCNKRVILEPLVILLSPFAPHITEELWCQLGYKYSVSFAKLPKFCSEYLSEKNITYPIMFNGKLKFKMDFEINVTTDNIKNIILNDKKIINFLNGKKIKNFIIIPNKIINIVI, encoded by the coding sequence ATGGAATATAATTTTAGGTATATAGAAAAATATTGGCAACAATATTGGAAAAAAAATAAAATTTTTCAAACAAAGAATATTTCTAAAAAACCTAAATTTTATATATTAGATATGTTCCCTTATCCTTCAGGATCGGGACTTCATGTTGGTCATTTATTAGGATATATAGCTTCTGATATATTGGCTAGATACAAACGTTTACAAGGTTATAATGTTCTTCATCCAATGGGATTTGATTCTTTTGGTCTTCCCACAGAACAATATTCTATTAAAACTGGAAATCATCCTAAGAAAACTACAAAAATTAATATAAAACGATATAAAAAACAATTAAATAATATTGGTTTTTCTTTTGATTGGGATAGAGAAATACGGACTAGTGATCCAAAATATTATCGTTGGACACAATATATTTTTGTACAACTTTTCAACCATTGGTATGATCAAAATACTGATAGTGCTAAACCTATAAAAAAATTAATTAAAATTTTTGAAAAAAATGGTAATTTATCTATTAAAACGAATCATAAAAAATTTTCTTCTAAAGAATGGAAAGATTTTTCTTTAACTACTAAAGAAAATATATTACAAATGTATAGGTTAGCATTTTATTCAGAATCTATAGTAAACTGGTGCCCAGAACTTGGAACTGTGCTTGCAAATGATGAAATAAGTAATGGAAAAAGTAAACGTTGTGGTAATACTGTTTATAAAAAAAAAATGATACAATGGAATCTTAGAATAACTGCTTATGCTGAACGTCTTTTAAAAGGATTAGAATATTTAGATTGGCCTACTTCTATAAAAGAAGCACAAATTAATTGGATAGGAAAATCTTATGGAGTAAATATTATATTCAAAATAATAAATCATAATTATACTATACAAATATTTACTACACGTCCAGATACAATATTTGGAGTTTCATTTATTGTATTATCTATTAATCATACTATAGTAAATAATATAACTACTATTGAACAATATGAAAAAATACAAGAATATATAAATGAATCAACAAATATAGCAAATATAGATAATATTTCTGGAGAGTTTACTGGAGCTTATGCTTTGCATCCATTTACCGAAACTAAAATTCCAATATATATTAGTAATTATATTTTGGATGTTTATGGAACTGGAGCTGTTATGGCTGTTCCTGCACATGATAAACGAGATCATAAATTGGCTAAAAAATTTGGATTAAATATATTAGAAGTAATTAAAAGCAAAAACAATATTAATGTACAAAATCAAGCTTATGAAGCTAAAGAAGGAGTTTGCATAAATTCTTATTTTCTTAATGGGTTAAATGTAAAGGCTGCTATTGAAATCATTACAAAAAAGATAGAAGAAAAAGGTATAGGTTTTTCTATGATAAATTATCATTTACGTGATGCTGTATTTTCTAGACAACGTTATTGGGGGGAACCAATTCCTATATATTTTCAAGAAGGAATACCTAAAACAATAGATAAATTACCTTTAGTACTTCCAAATATTGATTATTATTTGCCGTTAAAAAATGGAAAATCTCCACTTAATAGAGCTAAAATATGGGCTTGGGATGAAATAAAACAAAAAGTTGTTTCTAATGATCTTATAGATCAAAAACATGTATTTCCTATAGAAACTGATACTATGCCCAGTTGGGCAGGATCAAGTTGGTATTTTATACGTTATATGGATCCTTTAAATATAAAAAATATTGTAAACCCAGAAAATGAATCTTATTGGAAAAATGTAGATTTATATATAGGTGGATCTGAACATACTACTGGACATTTAATATACGCTAGATTTTTTCATAAATTTTTAAAAGACATTGGTATTGTAAAAACAGAAGAACCTTTTAAAAAACTTATAAATCAAGGACTTATATTAGGATATTCTGCTTATATATTACGTGATATTAAGAATAATATATTAATATCTTATGATTTAGTTAAAAAAAAACATTTACCATATATACAATATATACCAATTGATATAAATTTGTTAAAAACAAATAATGAATTAGATGTAAAAAAATTGAGAGAATGGCACCCTGAATTTTTTAAAGCCAATTTATATATGAAAAACAGATTGTTTTTATGTAAACGTAAAATGGAAAAAATGTCAAAATCTAAATTTAATATTATTAATCCAGATATTATTTGTAATAAATATGGTGCTGATACGTTAAGATTATATGAGATGTTTTTAGGTCCTTTAAGATATTCTAAACCATGGGATATACAAGGAATTACTGGTGTCCATAATTTTTTAAAAAAATTTTGGATGTTATTTTATAATAAAGGGACATTTTATGTGGATGATAAAAAATCGCCTTCTACTGAAGAATTAAAAATATTACATAAGACAATTAAAAAAATTATAGAAAATATGCAATATTTATCTTTTAATACTTCAGTTAGTACTTTTATGATTTCCGTAAATAATTTGATAAAATTAAAGTGTAATAAACGTGTTATATTAGAACCATTAGTAATTTTGCTTTCTCCTTTTGCACCCCATATTACTGAAGAATTATGGTGTCAATTAGGTTATAAATATTCAGTTAGCTTTGCTAAACTTCCAAAGTTTTGTTCAGAATATTTATCAGAAAAAAATATTACATATCCTATAATGTTTAATGGAAAATTAAAATTCAAAATGGATTTTGAAATAAATGTTACAACTGATAATATTAAAAATATTATTTTAAATGATAAAAAAATAATAAATTTTTTAAATGGTAAAAAAATTAAAAATTTTATTATTATTCCAAATAAAATAATAAATATAGTTATATAA
- a CDS encoding HPF/RaiA family ribosome-associated protein gives MKINILNHVENDNILNNFIKNKLSKLENYYNRIISANVYLQSIKEQKIIEIRLSVPGDDIIVKKSGHTFEESVNLAIDALKKMIIKKKEKNNF, from the coding sequence ATGAAAATTAATATATTAAATCATGTAGAAAATGATAATATTTTAAACAATTTTATTAAAAATAAATTATCAAAATTAGAAAATTATTATAATAGAATCATTTCAGCTAACGTATACTTACAATCTATTAAAGAACAAAAAATAATAGAGATCCGCTTATCTGTTCCAGGAGATGATATAATTGTAAAAAAATCAGGCCATACATTTGAAGAATCTGTAAATTTAGCTATTGATGCTTTAAAAAAAATGATAATTAAGAAAAAAGAAAAAAATAATTTTTAA
- the lysA gene encoding diaminopimelate decarboxylase, whose amino-acid sequence MKNSQLIKLAKKYGTPLYIYNADKIALQYNTMLKVFSNIEKLKINYACKANTNLNILKFLKKMGSGLDAVSIQEVEIGLKAGFDPKDILYTPNGVSFSEINKSINLGVKINIDNCSTLEHIGFHNINYPIGIRINPHIMAGGNDKISVGHIDSKFGISYYQIPYIKKIIDNTGINVEGIHMHTGSDILDINLFLRGVDILFELANKFMNIDYIDLGSGFKVPYKKEDKKTNIKILGSTITKKFNSFCKKYGKTPTLIFEPGKFIVSESGYFLVSVNVIKHTISTVFAEVDSGFNHLIRPMYYNAYHDIKNISNPLGRFRLYTVVGYICESDTFGFNRQINEIREGDILCINNAGAYCFSMASNYNSRYRPAEVLIFKGNDFLIRKRESLQDIIKNIVEIDLDRI is encoded by the coding sequence ATGAAAAATTCTCAATTAATAAAATTAGCAAAAAAATATGGTACTCCACTTTATATTTATAATGCAGATAAAATAGCGTTGCAATATAATACTATGCTAAAAGTATTTTCTAATATAGAAAAATTAAAAATTAATTATGCTTGCAAAGCAAATACTAATTTAAATATTTTAAAATTTTTGAAAAAAATGGGAAGTGGGTTAGATGCTGTTTCTATTCAAGAAGTAGAAATTGGATTAAAAGCTGGTTTTGATCCAAAGGATATTTTATATACTCCTAATGGAGTATCATTTTCAGAAATAAATAAATCAATAAATTTAGGAGTAAAAATAAATATAGATAACTGTTCTACTTTAGAACATATTGGATTTCATAATATAAATTATCCTATAGGAATTAGAATTAATCCGCATATTATGGCTGGAGGAAATGATAAAATATCAGTAGGACATATAGATTCAAAATTTGGTATATCATATTATCAAATTCCATATATTAAAAAAATTATTGATAATACAGGTATTAATGTTGAGGGTATTCATATGCATACAGGTTCTGATATTTTAGATATCAATTTATTTTTACGTGGAGTAGATATTTTATTTGAATTAGCCAACAAATTTATGAATATTGATTATATCGATTTGGGGAGTGGCTTTAAAGTTCCTTATAAAAAAGAAGATAAAAAAACCAATATAAAAATATTGGGTTCTACTATAACTAAAAAATTTAATAGTTTTTGTAAAAAATATGGAAAAACACCTACTTTGATATTTGAACCTGGAAAATTTATAGTAAGTGAGTCTGGATATTTTTTAGTAAGCGTAAATGTTATTAAACATACAATTTCTACAGTTTTTGCTGAAGTAGATTCAGGTTTTAATCATTTAATACGTCCAATGTATTACAATGCATATCATGATATTAAAAATATTTCTAATCCATTAGGTCGTTTTCGTTTATATACGGTAGTAGGTTATATATGTGAATCTGATACTTTTGGATTTAATCGTCAAATAAATGAAATACGTGAAGGAGATATATTATGTATTAATAATGCTGGAGCATATTGTTTTTCAATGGCTTCAAATTATAATTCACGTTATCGTCCAGCTGAAGTATTGATATTTAAAGGCAATGATTTTCTTATTAGAAAAAGAGAATCTTTACAAGATATTATTAAAAATATTGTTGAAATAGATTTAGATAGAATTTAG
- a CDS encoding DNA polymerase III subunit delta' codes for MEFKNIIGQEKIKKYLLNTIKTNIIPNALFFVGPEGCGTLLMALVYIKHLFEYEYKINKFDFINHPDVYYLFPIPLLYNKNFLSEWKTFIKKKPYGSLYNWINYIKVNKHVQIRVEETKEIIKNIYLKTYTRKFVLIWMPELLHIASSNKLLKIIEEPPSKTIFLLVGENEENVLSTIRSRTQIIRFNPLTFDQIKNALQQEILLDKKKAEYISSKVYGNWNMALELAKGIENNKIFENYFNFFIKNVFIAKSTPKVLKNFLKISEFIYKWEKEKQKKFLIYCLEIFRKALLSSYIKISNIDNKDLINMINIKNIQNIISLINEAIYHIDKNANSKIVIFDLSIKITKSIYSK; via the coding sequence ATGGAATTCAAAAATATAATTGGACAAGAAAAAATAAAAAAATATCTATTAAATACTATTAAAACTAATATAATTCCCAATGCATTATTTTTTGTTGGTCCAGAGGGTTGTGGAACATTGTTAATGGCTTTAGTCTATATAAAACATCTATTTGAATATGAATATAAAATTAATAAATTTGATTTTATTAATCATCCTGATGTGTACTATCTTTTTCCAATTCCACTACTATATAATAAAAATTTTTTATCAGAATGGAAAACATTTATAAAAAAAAAACCTTATGGTAGTTTATATAATTGGATAAATTATATAAAGGTAAATAAGCATGTACAAATAAGAGTAGAAGAAACTAAAGAAATAATCAAAAATATTTATTTAAAAACTTATACTCGTAAATTTGTATTAATTTGGATGCCTGAACTTTTACACATAGCATCATCCAATAAATTGTTAAAAATTATAGAAGAACCTCCATCCAAAACTATATTTTTACTTGTTGGAGAAAATGAAGAAAATGTATTATCAACAATTCGTTCCAGAACACAAATTATTAGGTTTAACCCATTAACATTTGATCAAATAAAAAATGCTTTACAACAAGAAATTTTGCTTGATAAAAAAAAAGCAGAATATATAAGTAGTAAAGTTTACGGTAATTGGAATATGGCTTTAGAACTAGCTAAAGGAATTGAAAATAATAAGATTTTTGAAAATTATTTTAATTTTTTTATTAAAAATGTTTTTATAGCTAAATCAACACCTAAAGTTTTAAAAAACTTTCTAAAAATTAGTGAATTTATTTATAAATGGGAAAAAGAAAAACAAAAAAAATTTCTAATTTATTGTTTAGAAATATTCAGAAAAGCTTTATTAAGTTCTTATATAAAGATATCTAATATAGATAATAAAGATTTGATTAATATGATTAATATCAAAAATATACAAAATATAATTTCATTAATTAATGAAGCAATTTATCATATAGATAAAAATGCTAATAGCAAAATAGTTATATTTGATTTATCAATAAAAATTACTAAATCTATTTATAGTAAATAA